One window of Mesorhizobium sp. PAMC28654 genomic DNA carries:
- a CDS encoding YihY/virulence factor BrkB family protein, translating into MATSSKSSGKPKSIIDDDAQRRAARSKQNSKVVLATEEGDRGRDAAWPSDIPALGWKDIGWRLWEEFNKDRVLLVAAGATFYLLLALFPALAAFVSLYGFVADPTTIADHVAYLGSLLPSAGLDLIRQQLQALAKQNTGALGTGFFVGLAIALWSANSGMKALFDAMNIAYEEREKRSFLKLNLMSITFTIGTLIAGILLFLMVGVVPALLAYLYLDAWKETLITAARWPILLVAIVTGISLLYRFGPSRQKAKWRWLSWGALIATVVWIAASWMFSFYLRHFANYNVTYGSLGAVIGLMMWTWISVIILISGAAINAEMEHQTALDSTTGPPLPMGERGAVVADTLGKASD; encoded by the coding sequence ATGGCAACTTCATCGAAATCATCGGGCAAGCCAAAGTCGATCATCGACGACGACGCCCAGCGTCGCGCCGCGCGGTCGAAGCAGAACAGCAAGGTCGTGCTGGCCACGGAGGAGGGCGATCGGGGCCGGGATGCCGCCTGGCCATCCGATATTCCGGCGCTCGGTTGGAAAGACATAGGCTGGCGGCTGTGGGAAGAGTTCAACAAGGACCGCGTGCTGCTTGTCGCGGCCGGTGCGACCTTCTATTTGCTGCTCGCGTTGTTTCCGGCGCTGGCCGCTTTTGTTTCCCTTTACGGATTTGTCGCGGACCCGACGACCATCGCCGATCATGTGGCGTATCTCGGAAGCCTGCTGCCATCGGCCGGGCTCGATCTCATACGCCAGCAATTGCAGGCCCTGGCCAAACAGAACACCGGCGCGCTGGGCACCGGCTTCTTCGTCGGCCTGGCCATTGCGCTGTGGAGCGCCAACAGCGGCATGAAGGCGTTGTTCGATGCGATGAACATCGCCTATGAGGAGCGCGAGAAGCGCAGCTTCCTCAAGCTCAACCTGATGTCGATCACCTTCACCATCGGCACCTTGATCGCCGGTATCCTGCTCTTCCTGATGGTGGGCGTGGTTCCGGCGCTGCTCGCTTATCTGTATCTTGATGCCTGGAAGGAGACGCTGATCACGGCTGCTCGCTGGCCCATCCTGCTGGTGGCCATCGTCACCGGCATATCCTTGCTCTATCGCTTCGGGCCGAGCCGGCAAAAGGCGAAGTGGCGCTGGTTGAGCTGGGGCGCGCTGATTGCGACGGTGGTCTGGATCGCCGCTTCCTGGATGTTTTCGTTCTACCTGCGGCATTTCGCCAATTACAACGTGACCTATGGCTCGCTTGGCGCGGTCATCGGCCTGATGATGTGGACATGGATTTCGGTGATCATCCTGATCTCCGGCGCCGCCATCAATGCGGAAATGGAGCATCAGACGGCATTGGACTCGACGACCGGTCCACCGCTGCCGATGGGCGAACGCGGGGCGGTGGTGGCGGATACTTTAGGAAAGGCTTCGGACTGA
- a CDS encoding DUF982 domain-containing protein: protein MQDQRFDEPVKVALGRSGNTIFNVERVAQAADILINRWPVVTGQRHMVARKACLAVLEGTREAWVARAAFINAAIEADILVEPGKTPNR from the coding sequence GTGCAAGATCAGCGTTTCGATGAGCCGGTCAAGGTGGCGCTCGGCCGATCGGGAAACACGATTTTCAATGTGGAGCGGGTGGCACAGGCCGCCGATATCCTGATCAATCGCTGGCCCGTGGTGACCGGGCAGCGGCATATGGTTGCCCGCAAGGCTTGCCTAGCCGTGCTGGAGGGCACGCGGGAAGCCTGGGTGGCGCGGGCGGCCTTCATCAACGCGGCCATCGAAGCGGATATACTGGTCGAGCCGGGCAAGACCCCGAACCGGTAA
- a CDS encoding DUF2934 domain-containing protein, translating into MTTDRQERIRKRAHQIWIDEGKPFEQHERHWEQAIADINKEDANGSGVHSGAASAGATEQVAGAGPALAEHSKDAAKPAGRKPKRADK; encoded by the coding sequence GTGACAACGGACCGGCAGGAACGCATTCGCAAAAGAGCGCACCAGATATGGATCGACGAAGGAAAGCCCTTTGAGCAACATGAGCGCCACTGGGAGCAGGCAATAGCTGATATCAACAAGGAAGACGCCAACGGTTCGGGCGTGCATTCCGGAGCGGCGAGCGCGGGCGCCACCGAACAGGTGGCCGGCGCTGGCCCCGCACTGGCGGAGCACTCCAAGGATGCTGCCAAGCCGGCCGGACGAAAGCCGAAACGCGCCGACAAATAA
- a CDS encoding ABC transporter ATP-binding protein, which yields MAGVQVSNVSRNFGAHKALDDVSIDFADGGFYALLGPSGSGKTTLLRQIAGFDFPDSGRISIGGESVERVPVEKRRIGMVFQNYALFPNMSVADNVAFGLSVRGEAKATIATEVQRALDLVQLGKLGGRRPHQLSGGQRQRVALARAIVTKPRVLLLDEPLGALDKALRVDMQIELKRIQREIGITTIFVTHDQEEALTMSDRIGILRDGRLVQEGPPEEIYDRPKSEFAATFLGDANIFRGDSTGNGIRLPDGTAIAADAGDRLAAGVKASCAVRPERIRIATDGETSDGTANTLKGQVSKRIFAGNNSTYFVERAGQTLKVIVQNTGADRLAEGQDVVLRWSPESTVLIAAG from the coding sequence ATGGCCGGCGTGCAGGTATCGAACGTCTCGCGCAACTTTGGTGCGCACAAGGCGCTGGACGATGTCTCCATCGATTTCGCCGATGGCGGCTTCTATGCGCTGCTGGGCCCATCCGGCAGCGGCAAGACCACGCTGCTTCGGCAGATCGCCGGGTTCGATTTTCCCGATAGCGGCCGCATCTCCATTGGCGGCGAGAGCGTCGAGCGCGTGCCGGTCGAAAAGCGGCGCATCGGCATGGTGTTCCAGAATTACGCGCTGTTTCCCAATATGAGCGTCGCCGACAACGTCGCCTTCGGCCTGTCGGTGCGCGGCGAGGCCAAGGCGACCATCGCGACCGAGGTGCAGCGCGCGCTGGATCTCGTGCAACTCGGCAAGCTCGGCGGCCGCCGGCCGCACCAGCTCTCCGGCGGCCAGCGTCAGCGCGTGGCGCTTGCCCGCGCCATCGTCACCAAGCCGCGCGTGCTGCTGCTCGACGAGCCGCTCGGCGCGCTCGACAAGGCGCTGCGCGTCGACATGCAGATAGAGCTCAAGCGTATCCAGCGCGAAATCGGCATCACCACCATCTTCGTCACCCATGACCAGGAAGAAGCGCTGACGATGAGCGACCGCATCGGCATCCTGCGCGACGGCAGGCTGGTGCAGGAAGGGCCGCCGGAAGAAATCTACGACCGGCCGAAGAGCGAATTCGCCGCCACCTTCCTCGGTGACGCCAACATCTTTCGGGGCGACTCGACCGGCAATGGCATCCGGCTGCCTGATGGCACGGCGATCGCTGCCGACGCTGGCGACAGGCTTGCCGCTGGCGTCAAGGCGAGCTGCGCCGTGCGGCCCGAACGCATCCGCATTGCCACGGATGGCGAGACTTCGGACGGCACCGCCAACACGCTGAAGGGCCAGGTCTCCAAGCGCATCTTCGCCGGCAACAACAGCACGTACTTCGTCGAGCGCGCTGGCCAGACGCTGAAGGTCATCGTGCAGAATACCGGTGCCGACCGGTTGGCGGAGGGGCAGGATGTCGTGCTGCGCTGGTCGCCGGAGAGTACTGTGTTGATTGCTGCGGGGTAG
- a CDS encoding ABC transporter permease — translation MAVQGAVASRGGLRSALPLLAPAYLWLTVAIFLPLSAMVFFSFMTDLPLSGKPWAFTLGNYAAFFSQSLYLTLLLASLRLGLEVTLWCVVIGYPAAYVLAKVLKGRSREAIFLLVILPFWSNGLVRIFSWAMVLRQGGILDTALNAVLPFKINIDLMYSYPAVIIGLVHSYVPYMVLTCYLTLQAIDDSLIEAGRSLGASRLQVLKRVIIPLSMPGLVAGAALIFVPVVGSFMEPRILGGRTGTFYGTVIEDQFVAVFNWPLGAALSFILLAVVLVILAVASPVLRRVA, via the coding sequence ATGGCAGTACAGGGCGCGGTCGCGTCGCGCGGCGGGCTGAGATCGGCTCTGCCGCTACTGGCGCCAGCCTATCTGTGGCTGACGGTGGCGATCTTCCTGCCGCTCTCCGCCATGGTCTTTTTCTCGTTCATGACCGACCTGCCGCTCTCGGGAAAGCCATGGGCGTTCACGCTCGGCAATTATGCCGCCTTCTTCTCGCAAAGCCTTTACCTGACGCTGCTGCTGGCCTCGCTGCGCCTCGGCCTCGAAGTGACACTGTGGTGCGTCGTCATTGGCTACCCTGCGGCTTACGTTCTGGCCAAGGTGCTGAAGGGACGCAGCCGTGAGGCGATCTTCCTGCTCGTCATCCTGCCGTTCTGGTCGAACGGGCTGGTGCGCATCTTCTCCTGGGCGATGGTTTTGCGCCAGGGCGGCATTCTCGATACGGCACTCAACGCGGTGCTGCCATTCAAGATCAACATTGATCTCATGTATTCCTACCCGGCCGTCATCATCGGGCTGGTGCACTCCTACGTGCCCTACATGGTGCTGACCTGCTACCTCACCCTGCAGGCCATCGATGACTCGCTGATCGAAGCCGGGCGCTCGCTTGGCGCCTCGCGGCTGCAGGTGCTGAAGCGGGTGATAATCCCGCTGTCGATGCCAGGGCTGGTGGCTGGCGCCGCTCTCATCTTCGTGCCCGTCGTCGGCTCATTCATGGAGCCGCGCATCCTCGGCGGCCGCACCGGCACATTCTACGGCACGGTGATCGAGGACCAGTTCGTCGCCGTGTTCAACTGGCCGCTGGGCGCGGCGCTGTCCTTCATCCTGCTGGCCGTCGTGCTGGTCATCCTGGCGGTTGCCTCGCCGGTGCTGCGGAGGGTCGCGTGA
- a CDS encoding ADP-ribosylglycohydrolase family protein: MSDKVTDAIDRAMGALMGGALGDALGMPTQLLSPARIATVYGHVEDFVAPFADHPVSKGLVAGTITDDTEQALLLGRILIESGERFDHTRWVNALLDWERDVKARGSYDLLGPSTKRAIDAINNGTPAEEAGRGGDTNGAAMRIAPVGIMMPLEPLDALVAKVAETCRATHNTSIAIASASAVAAAISSGVAGSDWRAACQQAIAAAELGTKLGNWVTGGDIAARIGWAQALVRGKTMKEAIRLITDLVGTGVASQESVPAAFAVLEVANGDPWQAAVISANLGGDTDTIGAIAAGMAGACTGFSKLPRQHIARLVGIDIAEVRALAGDLVAARQTKAGSGKDAAA; encoded by the coding sequence ATGTCGGACAAAGTCACGGACGCGATCGACCGCGCCATGGGCGCACTCATGGGTGGGGCGCTCGGCGATGCGCTGGGTATGCCGACGCAGCTTTTGTCGCCGGCCCGGATTGCCACTGTTTACGGCCATGTCGAGGACTTTGTCGCACCCTTCGCCGACCATCCGGTGTCGAAGGGGCTGGTCGCGGGCACCATCACGGACGATACGGAGCAGGCATTGCTGCTCGGCCGCATCCTGATTGAATCCGGCGAGCGCTTCGACCACACGCGCTGGGTCAACGCGCTGCTCGACTGGGAGCGCGACGTCAAGGCGCGCGGCAGCTACGACCTGCTGGGTCCGTCGACCAAGCGCGCCATCGACGCCATCAACAATGGCACGCCGGCCGAGGAGGCCGGGCGAGGCGGCGACACCAATGGCGCGGCCATGCGCATCGCGCCGGTCGGCATCATGATGCCGCTGGAGCCGCTCGACGCGCTGGTCGCCAAGGTGGCGGAGACCTGCCGTGCCACGCACAACACTTCGATCGCCATCGCCTCGGCCAGCGCCGTTGCCGCCGCCATCAGCAGCGGCGTGGCCGGCTCGGACTGGCGCGCTGCTTGCCAGCAGGCGATCGCGGCGGCCGAACTCGGGACAAAGCTTGGCAACTGGGTCACCGGCGGCGACATCGCGGCGCGTATCGGCTGGGCGCAGGCACTTGTGCGCGGCAAGACCATGAAAGAGGCGATCCGCCTGATCACCGATCTGGTCGGCACCGGCGTCGCCAGCCAGGAATCGGTTCCGGCGGCCTTCGCCGTGCTGGAGGTCGCCAATGGCGATCCCTGGCAAGCGGCCGTCATCAGCGCCAATCTCGGCGGCGATACCGACACGATCGGCGCCATCGCCGCCGGTATGGCCGGCGCCTGCACCGGCTTTTCGAAACTGCCGCGGCAGCACATCGCCAGGCTTGTCGGCATCGACATTGCCGAAGTCCGTGCGCTGGCCGGCGACCTCGTCGCGGCGCGGCAGACGAAAGCAGGCTCCGGCAAGGACGCGGCGGCATGA
- a CDS encoding PAS domain S-box protein, giving the protein MLAEQPIKTDDLAFLAGGGELGCLVATFDWAATSIGSISTWPQSLKTSVSLILRSQVPIVMLWGGDGVMIYNDAYSVFAGGRHPQLLGSKVREGWPEVADFNDHVMKVVLAGGTLAYRDQELTLNRSGRPEQVWMNLDYSPILDERGQPAGVIAIVVETTEKVAAERWQKSERNRQRQMFEQAPGFMAMMSGPDHVFELTNAAYMQLVGHRDVIGMPVREALPEVTGQGFFELLDQVFTSGEAFVGHALKAELQRTPSAPKEDRFIDLVYQPVRNPGGDIIGIFVQGVDVTDRLVAESALRRSEAQFRTFAEAMPNHVWTASPQGMLDWFNPRVYEYSGTAPGELDGQAWAVIVHPDDVGSAAGKWADALSSGISYETEFRLRRHDGIYRWHIARAVPIRDAGGDIVQWIGTNTDIDDQKQVAQALHESERRLQLSQNAAGIAALELDIATGTVVGSEGFWDLWGLSPRDSVHISVLENIVLPEDKDVRSTAETRKQGSAVPNVEYRIRRPDNGELRWLSRHIDFVHDEAGKPIKMFGVMQDVTDRREAQARQELLTHELEHRIKNILAMVAAIASQTLRNTDIATARATFNERLRALANAHDILNKTRWTSASMRQVIDNTIAAFPVARISVSGPALPINPKMALTLALAVNELGTNALKYGALSTPDGKVTIEWTVTPSIDSDASTLIWRWRETGGPAVTPPTRKGFGRFLIERVFGTDFGGTVRIDYHLDGVECVLTAPQPQLPTSRY; this is encoded by the coding sequence ATGCTAGCAGAACAGCCAATCAAGACCGACGACCTTGCCTTCCTGGCTGGCGGTGGCGAGTTGGGTTGTCTTGTCGCGACCTTCGATTGGGCGGCGACATCGATCGGATCGATCTCGACCTGGCCGCAAAGCCTCAAGACCTCCGTATCCCTGATCCTGAGATCCCAGGTGCCGATCGTCATGTTGTGGGGCGGAGACGGCGTGATGATCTACAACGATGCCTATTCGGTGTTCGCCGGCGGCCGCCACCCGCAACTGCTCGGCTCGAAAGTCCGCGAAGGTTGGCCCGAGGTGGCTGATTTCAACGATCATGTCATGAAGGTCGTCCTGGCCGGCGGCACGCTCGCCTATCGCGATCAGGAACTGACGCTGAACCGGTCGGGAAGACCGGAACAGGTCTGGATGAACCTCGACTATTCTCCCATCCTCGACGAGCGCGGCCAGCCTGCCGGCGTAATTGCGATCGTGGTCGAGACGACGGAAAAGGTCGCCGCCGAACGCTGGCAGAAAAGCGAGCGCAATCGGCAGCGCCAGATGTTCGAACAGGCACCGGGCTTCATGGCCATGATGTCGGGCCCTGATCACGTCTTCGAACTCACCAATGCAGCCTACATGCAACTGGTTGGCCACCGCGACGTCATCGGCATGCCGGTTCGCGAAGCTCTGCCGGAAGTGACGGGCCAGGGTTTCTTCGAATTGCTCGACCAGGTCTTCACCAGCGGCGAGGCCTTCGTCGGGCATGCCCTGAAAGCGGAGCTGCAACGTACGCCCAGCGCACCGAAGGAAGATCGCTTCATCGATCTCGTCTACCAGCCGGTCCGCAATCCCGGCGGAGATATCATCGGCATTTTTGTCCAGGGCGTTGATGTGACGGATCGCCTTGTCGCCGAGAGCGCGCTGCGCCGGAGCGAGGCCCAGTTCCGCACCTTTGCCGAAGCGATGCCGAACCATGTCTGGACCGCATCGCCGCAGGGAATGCTGGATTGGTTCAATCCGCGCGTCTATGAATACTCAGGCACAGCGCCAGGCGAGCTCGATGGCCAGGCGTGGGCCGTCATCGTACACCCCGACGATGTCGGTTCGGCCGCCGGGAAATGGGCTGACGCCCTTTCCTCCGGTATATCCTACGAGACCGAATTCCGGCTGCGGCGTCATGATGGCATCTATCGCTGGCACATCGCCCGCGCGGTTCCGATCCGCGACGCCGGCGGCGATATCGTGCAATGGATCGGCACCAACACCGACATCGACGACCAGAAGCAGGTGGCGCAGGCGCTGCACGAAAGCGAGCGCCGGTTGCAGCTGTCGCAGAACGCGGCCGGCATCGCCGCGCTCGAGCTCGACATCGCCACCGGAACGGTGGTGGGCTCTGAAGGGTTCTGGGACCTGTGGGGACTGTCGCCGCGCGACAGCGTCCACATCAGCGTGCTGGAAAACATCGTGCTGCCCGAGGACAAGGACGTCCGCTCCACCGCCGAGACCCGCAAACAAGGTTCGGCTGTGCCGAATGTCGAATACCGCATCCGGCGGCCCGACAATGGCGAACTGCGCTGGCTCTCCCGTCACATCGACTTCGTCCATGACGAAGCCGGCAAGCCCATCAAGATGTTCGGCGTCATGCAGGATGTCACCGACCGGCGCGAGGCTCAGGCAAGGCAGGAGCTTCTCACCCATGAGCTCGAGCACCGGATCAAGAACATCCTCGCCATGGTCGCGGCCATCGCATCGCAAACCTTGCGCAACACCGACATCGCCACGGCAAGAGCCACCTTCAACGAACGTCTGCGCGCGCTCGCCAACGCGCATGACATCCTCAACAAGACCCGCTGGACCAGCGCCTCGATGCGCCAGGTCATCGACAACACCATCGCCGCGTTCCCCGTCGCACGCATCTCGGTTTCCGGCCCTGCCCTGCCGATCAATCCGAAGATGGCGCTGACACTGGCGCTGGCCGTCAACGAACTGGGCACCAACGCGCTGAAATATGGGGCACTGTCGACACCGGACGGAAAGGTGACCATCGAATGGACAGTGACCCCATCCATCGACAGCGATGCCTCGACACTGATCTGGCGCTGGCGCGAGACTGGCGGCCCGGCTGTCACCCCGCCAACCCGCAAGGGGTTTGGCCGCTTCCTGATCGAACGCGTCTTCGGCACGGATTTCGGCGGCACGGTGCGGATCGACTACCACCTGGATGGTGTCGAGTGTGTTTTGACCGCTCCACAACCGCAGTTGCCAACATCGCGCTACTGA
- a CDS encoding GntR family transcriptional regulator has product MCRRGLREGSLHQTLRAAGLIPDHGEEWIEIEMLNAEDAAILGCPQGTPFLRGRRLTRAADDRPIEYVTSLLNPAHFALHMRF; this is encoded by the coding sequence ATGTGCCGGCGCGGCCTGCGCGAGGGGTCGCTGCACCAGACGCTGCGCGCTGCCGGACTCATACCCGACCACGGCGAAGAATGGATCGAGATCGAGATGCTGAATGCCGAGGACGCCGCCATCCTCGGTTGCCCGCAGGGCACGCCGTTCCTGCGTGGACGCCGCTTGACCCGCGCGGCCGACGACCGGCCCATCGAATATGTCACCAGCCTGCTCAACCCCGCGCATTTCGCGCTGCATATGAGGTTCTGA
- a CDS encoding PfkB family carbohydrate kinase gives MSGRLVHIGSAVVDYVYRIDALPAPGMEKTASSYAQVAGGGFNMMVAATRTGMKVVFGGQLGSGPNGDFLRAAFTAEGIETLTPPSPIMDSGNCVAMISSDAERTFVSWPGAESVLSLDMMAPVSVLTEDWVFTSGYTLSYPGSRDALTDWIEALSGQTPFAFDPTPVISDIPRPVLSRVLARTTWLSCNTTEAADIAGPGDVETLAARLLADHCPKADGVVIRAGARGCLVRLADGSARTIPGFKVAAVDTNGAGDTHIGAFVSALSRGVQPFEAARYANASAALSVTRHGGSSAPTDAEIQTFLSHAAASGGRNQEAHLTA, from the coding sequence ATGAGCGGCCGTCTCGTCCATATCGGCAGCGCGGTGGTCGACTATGTCTACCGCATCGACGCCTTGCCGGCGCCGGGCATGGAGAAGACGGCGTCGAGCTATGCCCAGGTTGCCGGCGGCGGCTTCAACATGATGGTCGCGGCCACCCGCACCGGCATGAAAGTGGTGTTCGGTGGCCAGCTCGGCAGCGGGCCGAATGGCGATTTCCTGCGCGCCGCCTTCACCGCTGAAGGCATCGAAACGCTGACGCCGCCATCGCCGATCATGGACAGCGGCAATTGCGTGGCCATGATCTCGAGCGACGCGGAACGCACCTTCGTGTCTTGGCCCGGTGCGGAGAGCGTGCTCAGCCTCGACATGATGGCGCCGGTATCGGTGCTGACAGAAGATTGGGTGTTCACCTCTGGCTACACGCTGAGCTACCCGGGCAGCCGTGACGCTCTCACCGACTGGATCGAGGCACTATCAGGGCAAACGCCTTTCGCCTTCGATCCGACGCCGGTCATTTCGGACATCCCGCGCCCCGTCCTGTCGCGGGTGCTTGCCCGCACCACCTGGCTGAGCTGCAACACGACGGAAGCCGCCGACATTGCCGGCCCTGGAGATGTCGAGACCCTCGCGGCACGCCTTCTCGCTGATCATTGCCCGAAGGCCGATGGCGTCGTCATCCGTGCCGGCGCAAGAGGGTGCCTTGTGCGGCTCGCCGACGGCAGCGCCCGGACCATTCCTGGTTTCAAGGTCGCCGCCGTTGACACCAATGGCGCCGGGGACACGCATATCGGCGCCTTCGTCAGCGCGCTTTCGCGCGGCGTGCAGCCTTTCGAGGCGGCTCGTTACGCCAATGCCTCCGCCGCGCTTTCGGTCACCCGCCATGGCGGCTCGTCCGCTCCGACCGACGCCGAGATCCAGACATTCCTGAGCCATGCCGCCGCGAGCGGAGGCCGGAACCAAGAGGCCCATTTGACAGCCTGA
- a CDS encoding ABC transporter permease, with protein MMTTRILEWLGRLYIWLLLAFLYLPIIIMALMSFNVSPFYQLPFEWTTEWYTSLWQNDQLIAATWNSLEIAVITTIICVVLGSAASLALYRYEFRGKKILQALLFPPIAIPWLITGTAMLIFFYGVGIGRGLFAILLGHVALALPYVIVVVSARLQTFAPELEEAARSLGANQWQVTMRVTLPWIMPGVIAGGLFAFAVSFDQFVVSYFLSTPGQTTLPVEIYAAIRKGFTPEINAVSTIIIVVSMALMLLTARFFKFGGEK; from the coding sequence ATGATGACGACCCGCATCCTCGAATGGCTCGGCCGCCTCTACATCTGGCTGCTGCTCGCCTTCCTCTATCTGCCGATCATCATCATGGCGCTGATGTCGTTCAACGTCTCGCCCTTCTACCAATTGCCGTTCGAATGGACGACCGAGTGGTACACGTCGCTGTGGCAGAACGATCAACTTATCGCCGCGACCTGGAACAGCCTCGAAATCGCCGTCATCACCACAATCATCTGCGTGGTGCTCGGATCGGCGGCGTCGCTGGCGCTCTATCGCTATGAGTTTCGCGGCAAGAAGATCCTGCAGGCACTGCTGTTTCCACCGATCGCCATTCCGTGGCTGATCACCGGCACGGCGATGCTGATCTTCTTCTACGGAGTCGGTATCGGGCGCGGCCTGTTTGCCATCCTGCTCGGCCATGTCGCGCTGGCGCTGCCCTATGTCATCGTCGTCGTCTCGGCCCGGCTGCAGACCTTCGCGCCGGAACTGGAAGAGGCGGCGCGTTCGCTCGGCGCCAACCAGTGGCAGGTCACGATGCGGGTGACGCTGCCCTGGATCATGCCCGGCGTCATTGCCGGCGGGCTGTTTGCGTTTGCCGTGTCGTTCGACCAGTTCGTCGTCTCATACTTTCTGTCGACGCCAGGGCAGACGACGCTGCCAGTCGAAATCTACGCCGCGATCCGCAAGGGTTTCACGCCCGAGATCAATGCGGTCTCGACGATCATCATTGTCGTGTCCATGGCGCTGATGCTGCTCACGGCGCGGTTCTTCAAATTCGGCGGAGAGAAATAA
- a CDS encoding ABC transporter substrate-binding protein, with protein MRMPNLTALLTATAVFTSALAFAAQADEVHVLNWKGYGADEPWAIAAFEKATGNKVVNDFFNSEQEMLTKIRTNPGLYDVVMINAAFNDQAMSEKLIQPIDVSKLPNYANISPDKAGSPMLDHDGKVYGVPWVWGLTALAINDKSFDKPPTSIAEMWDPAHKGRVVIRDDAVEAVQFGAIATGQNINDIKDMDAVKAKLTSLMPQIKTFWSSENDWNQMVASNQIDIGTYWSGSADRAKTHFKLPVSLVVPQEGAVAWLDAFSIPVGSKNVAGAQAFINYMIDPKFYVEWVTKVGAPVSANTKAVEALPEDSFNRKVMGDPAVAKRIQFQAPITDAQREAYLALWQQLKVDVK; from the coding sequence ATGCGCATGCCCAATCTGACTGCCCTGTTGACGGCGACCGCCGTCTTCACCTCCGCACTGGCCTTTGCCGCCCAGGCCGATGAAGTGCATGTGCTCAACTGGAAGGGTTATGGCGCCGACGAGCCTTGGGCCATCGCCGCCTTCGAGAAGGCGACCGGCAACAAGGTCGTCAACGACTTCTTCAATTCCGAACAGGAAATGCTGACCAAGATCCGCACCAATCCCGGCCTCTACGACGTCGTCATGATCAACGCCGCCTTCAACGACCAGGCGATGTCGGAAAAGCTGATCCAGCCGATCGACGTGTCGAAGCTGCCGAACTATGCCAATATCAGCCCGGACAAGGCGGGCTCGCCGATGCTCGACCATGACGGCAAGGTCTATGGCGTGCCGTGGGTCTGGGGCCTGACCGCGCTCGCCATCAACGACAAATCCTTCGACAAGCCGCCGACGAGCATCGCCGAGATGTGGGACCCCGCGCACAAGGGCCGCGTGGTCATCCGCGACGACGCTGTCGAAGCGGTCCAGTTCGGCGCCATCGCCACCGGCCAGAACATCAACGACATCAAGGATATGGATGCGGTCAAGGCGAAGCTGACGTCGCTGATGCCACAGATCAAGACGTTCTGGAGCTCGGAGAACGATTGGAACCAGATGGTTGCGTCCAATCAGATCGATATCGGCACCTACTGGAGCGGCTCGGCCGACCGCGCCAAGACTCACTTCAAGCTGCCGGTCTCGCTGGTCGTTCCGCAGGAGGGCGCCGTCGCCTGGCTCGACGCATTCTCCATTCCGGTCGGTTCGAAAAACGTCGCCGGAGCTCAAGCCTTCATCAACTACATGATCGACCCGAAATTCTATGTCGAATGGGTCACCAAGGTCGGCGCTCCCGTCTCCGCCAACACCAAGGCGGTGGAAGCGCTGCCCGAAGACTCCTTCAACCGCAAGGTGATGGGTGATCCGGCGGTGGCCAAGCGCATCCAGTTCCAGGCGCCGATCACGGACGCCCAGCGCGAGGCCTACCTGGCGCTCTGGCAGCAGCTGAAAGTCGACGTGAAGTAA
- a CDS encoding response regulator has translation MTPSSATVLVVEDEAFLLFAIADELREAGFSVFEASNADQAIMLLETHQHISILFTDIDMPGSMDGLRLSAAVRDRWPPVKIIVTSGKRRPDSGALPDGGVFLPKPYAPEKVAATIRELIS, from the coding sequence ATGACCCCCAGCTCCGCAACCGTTCTTGTCGTCGAGGATGAGGCTTTCCTGCTGTTTGCCATCGCCGACGAATTGCGCGAAGCAGGATTCAGCGTGTTTGAAGCCAGCAACGCCGACCAGGCCATCATGCTTCTGGAAACACATCAGCACATCAGCATCCTGTTCACCGACATCGACATGCCGGGCTCGATGGATGGTTTGCGCCTTTCGGCGGCTGTCCGCGATCGCTGGCCGCCGGTCAAGATCATCGTCACCTCCGGCAAGCGCAGGCCCGACAGTGGCGCCCTGCCCGATGGCGGCGTCTTCCTGCCGAAGCCCTACGCGCCCGAGAAGGTGGCAGCGACCATTCGCGAGTTGATTTCATAG